Genomic window (Oceanibaculum indicum P24):
GAAGCGCCTGACTACGTCTATTCCCGCACCGTCGACCCGGAAAAGGCCCCGGACCAGCCGACCTATATCGAGGTCGAGTTCGAGAAGGGCGACGCGGTTGCCGTCGATGGCGTGAAGATGAGCCCGGCCGAGCTGCTGACCAAGCTGAACGAGCTGGGCGGCAAGAACGGAATCGGCCGCCTCGATCTGGTCGAGAACCGCTATGTCGGCATGAAGTCGCGCGGCATCTACGAGACGCCGGGCGGCACCATCCTGCTGGCGGCCCATCGCGGCATCGAGCAGATCACGCTGGATCGCGGCCAGGCGCATCTGAAGGACGAGCTGATGCCGCGCTATGCCGAGCTGATCTACAATGGCTACTGGTTCTCGCCGGAGCGCGAGATGATCCAGGCCGCCATCGACGCCTCGCAGAAATATGTCAGCGGCACCGTCCGGCTGAAGCTCTACAAGGGCAATGTCGATGTGGTCGGGCGCAAGTCGCCGCACAGCCTGTACAGCGCCGCGCATGTCACCTTCGAGGAAGACACGGTCTATGACCAGCGCGACGCCCAGGGCTTCATCAAGCTGAACGCGTTGCGCCTGCGCCTCGCCAAGAACGCCCGCGGCTGACCATGAAAGGCAGGCCCGGCATTCTCTTACCGACGGGAAGCCGGGCCCGCCA
Coding sequences:
- a CDS encoding argininosuccinate synthase, which encodes MADKKIKKVVLAYSGGLDTSVILRWLQDAYNCEVVTFTADLGQGEELEPARKKAEMMGVKEIFIDDLREEFVRDFVFPMFRANALYEGLYLLGTSIARPLISKRQIEIAEQVGADAVAHGATGKGNDQVRFELSYYALKPDIKVIAPWREWDLNSRTKLIDYAEKNQIPIAKDKRGEAPFSVDANLLHISAEGKVLEDPWQEAPDYVYSRTVDPEKAPDQPTYIEVEFEKGDAVAVDGVKMSPAELLTKLNELGGKNGIGRLDLVENRYVGMKSRGIYETPGGTILLAAHRGIEQITLDRGQAHLKDELMPRYAELIYNGYWFSPEREMIQAAIDASQKYVSGTVRLKLYKGNVDVVGRKSPHSLYSAAHVTFEEDTVYDQRDAQGFIKLNALRLRLAKNARG